From Caldicellulosiruptor hydrothermalis 108, a single genomic window includes:
- the crcB gene encoding fluoride efflux transporter CrcB, producing the protein MKNIVAIAIGAFFGAICRFFISQLSLGSFPFATLFINVIGSFVLCFVAEITVEHIKISTALRHLITTGFISSFTTFSTFVLEIVRFLMKGEFTVAIVYPLLSIVLGLLASIFGFELARVISERQQKEEYEAA; encoded by the coding sequence ATGAAAAACATTGTTGCAATTGCTATTGGAGCTTTTTTTGGTGCTATTTGTAGATTTTTTATATCTCAGCTGAGCCTTGGCAGCTTTCCATTTGCAACACTTTTTATAAACGTTATTGGCAGTTTTGTTTTGTGCTTTGTTGCAGAGATAACGGTAGAACACATAAAGATTTCAACCGCCTTAAGACACTTGATAACAACAGGTTTTATAAGCAGCTTTACAACCTTTTCTACATTTGTACTTGAAATTGTGAGGTTTTTAATGAAAGGAGAATTTACTGTTGCGATTGTCTATCCTCTTTTATCCATTGTACTTGGGCTTTTAGCTTCAATTTTTGGCTTTGAACTTGCAAGGGTTATTTCAGAAAGACAGCAAAAAGAGGAGTACGAGGCAGCATGA
- a CDS encoding ANTAR domain-containing response regulator produces MFKVILAIKNQKLFSVVKSTLIENGYTIADTASDFADCLRKIRVLKPDIVVMEYGFSVGSMVEMIDILKNDRICPVVILANQAQRSNIESVILEDDEFNIFLYSPFNKWAFISFVETIVKNWMRLRKLEEQIRKLQDDLETRKLVERAKGILMKELKLDEESAMKKLQKLSMDHQMPIKEVAKRIIEWKLKNSK; encoded by the coding sequence ATGTTCAAGGTCATTTTGGCTATAAAGAACCAAAAATTATTTTCTGTTGTAAAAAGTACCCTTATTGAAAATGGCTATACCATTGCTGACACTGCTTCGGACTTTGCAGATTGCCTAAGAAAGATAAGGGTTTTAAAACCAGATATTGTTGTTATGGAGTATGGATTTAGTGTTGGCAGTATGGTGGAGATGATAGATATTCTAAAAAATGATAGAATATGTCCTGTTGTCATCTTGGCAAACCAGGCACAAAGGTCTAATATAGAAAGTGTAATCTTAGAAGATGATGAGTTCAACATTTTCTTGTACAGTCCATTTAATAAATGGGCATTCATATCTTTTGTTGAGACTATTGTAAAAAATTGGATGAGATTAAGAAAGTTAGAAGAGCAAATAAGAAAGCTTCAGGATGATTTGGAAACAAGAAAGCTTGTTGAAAGGGCAAAAGGGATTTTGATGAAGGAGCTAAAGCTTGATGAGGAAAGTGCTATGAAAAAGCTTCAAAAGCTCAGTATGGACCACCAGATGCCTATTAAAGAAGTGGCAAAGAGAATCATAGAATGGAAATTAAAGAACTCAAAGTGA
- a CDS encoding cyclase family protein, translating into MRIIDVSIPISNSMVYFPGDPNPQISRVYSIEKGEVANVSKLILSSHTGTHIDAPAHFIKDGKTVDQIPLEYLIGEVKVFEVYEDDSITREFLESKDIEYGDRIFFKTKNSQYLSNTSEFCEKYVYLSLDAAQFLIEKKVQVVGIDCLSIEEFNSNDFAVHKLLLSNDVVIIEGLDLSQVCRGKYRYVALPLKLKDCDGAPARVVLIED; encoded by the coding sequence ATGAGGATTATAGATGTCAGTATTCCAATTTCTAATAGTATGGTATATTTTCCTGGTGACCCAAATCCGCAAATATCAAGGGTTTATAGCATTGAAAAAGGAGAAGTGGCAAATGTCAGCAAGCTCATACTTTCATCCCACACAGGGACGCACATTGATGCACCAGCTCATTTTATAAAGGATGGTAAGACAGTTGACCAGATTCCTTTGGAATACTTGATAGGAGAAGTCAAGGTTTTCGAGGTGTATGAAGACGATAGTATAACCAGAGAGTTTCTTGAAAGCAAGGATATAGAGTATGGTGATAGGATATTTTTCAAGACCAAAAATTCTCAGTATCTTAGCAACACCTCAGAGTTCTGTGAAAAGTATGTTTATTTGAGCTTAGATGCAGCCCAGTTTCTCATCGAAAAGAAAGTTCAGGTTGTGGGGATTGATTGTCTTTCGATAGAGGAATTTAACTCAAACGATTTTGCTGTTCACAAGCTACTTCTTTCCAATGATGTGGTGATTATTGAAGGTTTAGACCTTTCACAGGTATGTAGAGGGAAATACAGGTATGTGGCATTACCATTGAAACTAAAAGACTGTGACGGTGCACCTGCAAGGGTGGTGTTGATTGAAGACTAA
- a CDS encoding mechanosensitive ion channel family protein: MYLSIGELSEIILKYSGKIIYSIVILVIGFLFLKFSNKILEKWKKKQRSSVFPINQKRIDTLAALFKSIIKYSIYFLVIVLILENFNVSIKTILAVAGIGGLAIGFGAQSLIRDVIAGLFLIIEDQLSVGDYVTIDGRSGTVKEMGIKTIKIQDYNGSIHIIPNGSIGAITNWSRHNSKAIVDVKLNTKMNFDEVSLKLQEVFKEIEEEFKEDIVTPPQIVGIVDTNWIEYTLRIVTETKPLRHWDLERAMRKKIIEKLFVS, translated from the coding sequence ATGTATTTGAGTATTGGGGAGCTGTCTGAAATAATTTTGAAATATAGTGGGAAAATAATTTATTCGATAGTCATCTTGGTTATTGGTTTTTTGTTTTTAAAGTTTTCTAACAAAATACTGGAAAAATGGAAGAAAAAACAGAGAAGTTCTGTATTTCCAATTAATCAAAAGAGGATAGACACTCTTGCAGCACTTTTCAAAAGTATTATAAAATACTCTATATACTTTTTAGTGATTGTGCTCATTCTTGAAAACTTTAACGTTTCAATCAAAACAATCTTAGCTGTTGCAGGGATAGGTGGACTTGCGATAGGTTTTGGTGCACAGAGTTTAATTCGCGACGTGATAGCAGGTCTTTTTTTGATTATAGAAGATCAGCTGTCTGTCGGTGACTATGTTACCATCGATGGAAGAAGTGGTACTGTAAAAGAAATGGGAATAAAGACAATTAAAATTCAGGACTACAACGGCTCAATCCATATTATTCCAAATGGTTCCATAGGTGCCATTACAAACTGGTCGAGACACAACTCAAAGGCAATTGTGGATGTTAAGCTCAACACAAAGATGAACTTTGATGAGGTGTCTTTGAAGCTCCAAGAGGTGTTCAAAGAGATTGAAGAAGAATTCAAAGAAGACATTGTAACACCACCACAGATTGTGGGTATTGTGGACACAAACTGGATAGAATATACACTCAGAATTGTGACAGAGACAAAACCTCTTCGCCACTGGGATTTAGAGAGGGCGATGAGAAAAAAGATAATTGAAAAGCTTTTTGTAAGCTAA
- a CDS encoding gamma-glutamyl-gamma-aminobutyrate hydrolase family protein, protein MEIKELKVNKASQMKVLIFGGFDADNRKLYVMNEYIEVLLMLNAKPIIFPISVLSTELLREYIQMCECVLFCGGEDVHPKFYGREPQVGIRRINLLRDRIEFEAMRISYEMDRRVLAICRGVQVMNVAFGGTLIQDIERKSSISHYQNLDGMYGYHTVEVVGGLFTRIFGCRKILVNSFHHQAIEEVAPGFEIEAVSTDGIVEAISKKDRSFFVGVQWHPELMVKDDLLQKRLFERFLKG, encoded by the coding sequence ATGGAAATTAAAGAACTCAAAGTGAATAAGGCAAGTCAAATGAAAGTTCTTATATTTGGCGGGTTTGATGCAGACAATAGAAAACTTTATGTTATGAATGAGTACATAGAAGTACTTTTAATGTTAAATGCAAAACCCATAATTTTTCCTATAAGTGTCTTATCAACCGAGCTTTTAAGAGAGTACATACAGATGTGTGAGTGTGTTCTTTTTTGCGGAGGTGAGGATGTTCACCCTAAATTTTATGGCAGAGAACCTCAAGTAGGAATAAGAAGAATCAATCTTTTGAGAGATAGAATAGAGTTTGAAGCAATGAGAATTTCATATGAGATGGACAGAAGAGTTTTGGCAATCTGCAGGGGCGTGCAGGTTATGAATGTTGCGTTTGGTGGGACTTTGATACAGGACATAGAGAGAAAATCCTCCATCTCTCATTACCAGAATCTTGATGGTATGTATGGATATCACACTGTAGAAGTTGTTGGAGGGTTATTCACTCGCATCTTTGGATGCCGAAAGATTCTGGTAAACTCTTTTCACCATCAGGCAATAGAAGAGGTAGCACCTGGGTTTGAAATAGAGGCAGTATCAACAGATGGCATTGTGGAGGCAATTTCAAAAAAAGACAGAAGCTTTTTTGTAGGTGTGCAGTGGCATCCCGAGCTTATGGTAAAGGATGATCTTCTTCAAAAAAGGCTTTTTGAGAGGTTTTTGAAAGGGTGA
- a CDS encoding proline--tRNA ligase codes for MKVSELFMPTLKETPSDAEIESHKLMLRSGFMRQLSSGIYVYLPLGYRVLRKIENIVREEMDRSGAQEVHMSALMPKELWEESGRWAVFGPEMFRIKDRNEREYCLGPTHEEAFTYIVRNEISSYRDLPKILYQIQTKFRDERRPRFGVMRCREFTMKDAYSFDIDEKGLDISYQKMYDAYVRIFKRCGLDVKIVEADTGAMGGASSHEFMVPSSVGEAEIAYCKACGYAANLEKAECLDEPVENNEELKEKQEVYTPNVRTIEELVNFLGIDSTRFVKTMIYKADDKFVAVLVRGDREVNETKLKNLLGATDLELASAEDVERITGAKVGFAGPIALSIDVYADNEIKYLKNFVVGANKTDYHIKNVNLSDFKVTKFADLRNITQDDLCPKCRSQKVTIERGIEVGHIFKLGTKYTQAFNCVYTDEKGEKKLMIMGCYGIGINRTAAAIIEQMHDEDGIIWPITVAPYEVIVVPVNVKDENQNKIAFEIYENLQKNGVEVLIDDRDERAGVKFKDADLIGIPFRVTVGKKISEGKLEIRNRRTKESFEVEIEKAIEFVMNLIKEEKAKYQI; via the coding sequence ATGAAAGTTTCAGAGCTTTTCATGCCAACTCTAAAAGAAACACCTTCAGATGCAGAGATAGAATCACATAAGCTTATGTTAAGATCTGGTTTTATGAGACAGCTCTCCTCTGGCATATATGTGTATCTTCCGCTTGGCTACAGAGTTTTAAGAAAAATAGAAAACATTGTCAGAGAAGAGATGGATAGAAGCGGAGCTCAAGAGGTTCATATGTCTGCACTTATGCCAAAAGAGCTTTGGGAAGAGTCTGGTAGATGGGCAGTATTTGGACCAGAGATGTTTAGAATAAAAGATAGAAATGAAAGGGAGTACTGTTTGGGACCTACTCACGAAGAAGCATTTACTTATATAGTCAGGAATGAGATTTCATCTTACAGGGACCTTCCAAAAATTTTGTATCAAATTCAAACAAAGTTTCGCGATGAAAGAAGGCCGCGGTTTGGTGTTATGCGCTGCCGAGAATTTACAATGAAAGATGCTTATTCTTTTGACATTGATGAAAAAGGCTTGGACATATCATATCAGAAGATGTATGATGCGTATGTGAGGATATTCAAGAGATGTGGGCTTGATGTAAAGATTGTGGAAGCAGACACAGGTGCAATGGGCGGAGCAAGCTCACACGAGTTCATGGTTCCATCTTCTGTTGGTGAGGCAGAGATTGCATATTGCAAAGCGTGCGGATATGCTGCAAACTTGGAAAAGGCAGAGTGTTTGGATGAGCCTGTTGAAAACAATGAGGAGCTTAAAGAAAAACAGGAAGTCTACACTCCAAATGTGAGGACAATTGAGGAGCTTGTGAACTTCCTGGGCATTGACAGCACAAGGTTTGTAAAGACAATGATTTACAAGGCAGATGACAAGTTTGTTGCAGTGCTGGTGAGGGGAGATAGAGAGGTAAATGAGACAAAGCTAAAAAATCTTTTAGGAGCTACAGACCTTGAGCTTGCATCGGCAGAGGATGTAGAAAGAATTACAGGTGCAAAGGTGGGATTTGCCGGACCAATTGCCCTTTCGATAGATGTGTATGCAGACAACGAGATAAAATATCTCAAAAACTTTGTGGTGGGCGCAAATAAGACAGATTATCATATAAAGAATGTTAATCTCTCAGATTTTAAAGTAACAAAGTTTGCAGACCTCAGGAATATAACCCAAGACGACCTTTGTCCAAAATGCCGCTCTCAAAAGGTGACAATTGAAAGAGGAATTGAGGTTGGACACATATTTAAGCTTGGTACAAAGTATACACAGGCATTTAACTGCGTGTACACAGATGAAAAAGGCGAAAAGAAGCTCATGATAATGGGATGTTATGGTATTGGTATTAACAGGACAGCTGCAGCTATCATTGAACAGATGCACGATGAGGACGGTATAATCTGGCCAATTACAGTCGCACCGTATGAGGTAATTGTTGTGCCTGTAAATGTAAAGGATGAAAATCAGAACAAGATTGCATTTGAGATTTATGAAAACCTTCAGAAAAATGGAGTTGAGGTTTTGATTGATGACAGAGATGAAAGAGCGGGTGTTAAGTTCAAGGATGCAGATTTGATAGGAATTCCGTTCAGAGTTACTGTTGGGAAGAAAATATCAGAAGGAAAGCTCGAGATTAGAAATAGAAGAACAAAAGAATCTTTTGAAGTTGAAATTGAGAAAGCAATAGAGTTTGTAATGAATCTAATCAAGGAAGAAAAAGCAAAATACCAAATATAA
- the xylB gene encoding xylulokinase, whose amino-acid sequence MYFIGIDVGTSGTKTILTDSKGNILATATFEYPLYQPQIGWAEQNPEDWWDASVKGIKAVLEKSKVDPKEVKAVGLTGQMHGLVMLDKNYNVIRPSIIWCDQRTAKECDEITEKIGKERLIEITANPALTGFTASKILWVRNNEPQNYEKVYKILLPKDYIRFKLTGEFATDVSDASGMQLLDIKNRCWSDEVLEKLEIDKDLLGKVYESPEVTGKVSRQASEITGLWEGTLVVAGGGDQAAGAVGNGIVKTGVISSTIGSSGVVFAHLDEFKIDPQGRVHTFCHAVPGKWHVMGVTQGAGLSLKWFRDNFAHIEKAAFEFIDKDPYILMDQEAELANPGSDGLVFLPYLMGERTPILDPYAKGIFFGITAKHTRREFIRAVMEGVVFSLKNCLDILHEMGIEVKEVRVSGGGAKSKLWRQMQADIFEMDVWTLNSKEGPAFGAAILATVGAGVYNKVEEACDTMIQKVESCSPNKDLFEVYRKTYKLYNSIYPRVKDLFNM is encoded by the coding sequence ATGTATTTTATTGGAATTGACGTTGGAACATCTGGGACAAAGACCATTTTAACTGACTCCAAAGGGAACATCTTGGCAACAGCAACATTTGAGTATCCTCTTTATCAGCCTCAGATTGGCTGGGCTGAGCAAAATCCAGAAGACTGGTGGGATGCAAGCGTTAAAGGAATTAAAGCTGTGCTTGAAAAGTCAAAGGTAGATCCCAAGGAAGTTAAGGCTGTGGGACTTACCGGGCAGATGCACGGGCTTGTGATGCTTGACAAAAACTACAACGTTATAAGACCATCAATCATCTGGTGTGACCAGAGAACGGCAAAAGAATGTGATGAAATAACAGAAAAGATTGGCAAGGAAAGACTTATTGAAATTACAGCAAACCCTGCACTGACAGGTTTTACAGCGTCAAAGATTTTGTGGGTGAGGAACAACGAGCCCCAAAACTATGAGAAGGTCTACAAGATTTTGCTTCCCAAAGACTATATAAGATTTAAGCTTACAGGCGAGTTTGCAACAGATGTGTCGGATGCATCCGGTATGCAGCTTTTGGACATTAAAAACAGGTGCTGGTCTGATGAGGTACTTGAAAAGCTTGAGATAGACAAAGATCTTCTTGGAAAAGTCTATGAGTCGCCAGAGGTTACAGGAAAAGTGAGCAGGCAAGCAAGTGAGATTACAGGTCTTTGGGAAGGGACGCTTGTTGTTGCAGGTGGAGGAGATCAGGCAGCAGGTGCTGTTGGAAATGGCATAGTAAAGACGGGTGTGATTTCATCTACAATTGGTTCGTCTGGCGTTGTTTTTGCCCATCTTGACGAGTTTAAGATTGACCCACAGGGAAGGGTTCACACATTTTGTCATGCAGTGCCGGGAAAATGGCACGTTATGGGTGTAACACAAGGTGCCGGACTTTCTCTTAAGTGGTTTAGAGACAACTTTGCTCATATCGAAAAGGCTGCGTTTGAGTTTATTGACAAAGACCCATACATTTTGATGGACCAGGAGGCAGAACTTGCAAACCCTGGTTCAGATGGACTTGTCTTCCTGCCATATTTGATGGGGGAAAGAACGCCCATTTTGGACCCGTACGCAAAGGGGATATTCTTTGGGATAACGGCAAAGCATACACGAAGAGAGTTCATTAGAGCTGTCATGGAAGGTGTTGTATTTTCACTTAAAAACTGTCTTGATATTTTACATGAGATGGGCATTGAGGTAAAAGAGGTGAGAGTTTCAGGTGGTGGTGCAAAGAGCAAGCTCTGGAGACAGATGCAGGCAGACATATTTGAGATGGATGTATGGACACTGAATTCCAAAGAAGGACCTGCGTTTGGTGCGGCTATCTTGGCAACTGTTGGTGCAGGGGTGTATAATAAGGTCGAAGAGGCTTGCGATACTATGATTCAGAAGGTTGAAAGCTGTAGTCCAAATAAAGACTTATTTGAAGTATATAGAAAGACTTATAAACTTTATAATAGCATATATCCAAGAGTAAAAGATTTATTTAACATGTAA
- a CDS encoding cation diffusion facilitator family transporter: MEKQGAALLSVFSNTALVLFKLIAGSIMGSVSVISEAIHSGIDLLASLVAYFSIKQARKPADSDHPFGHGKFENVSGAFEAILIFLAAAMIIYEAIKKIINRGEIEKIETGLLVMLISAVINLFISTKLFKVAKKTDSVALEADAMHLFTDVFTSFGVFLGLVAIKLTHMYIIDPIIAIIVALMIIKASVDLTKKALCDLVDKSLPQNEIEIIENIIRRYSQVTSFHKLRTRKSGDRREIDVHIRMENSTTLIDAHNLCNQIEKDIKSVLPNSYITIHIEPEDEK; encoded by the coding sequence ATGGAAAAGCAGGGTGCGGCACTTTTATCAGTTTTTTCTAATACAGCCTTGGTTTTATTCAAACTTATTGCAGGTAGCATTATGGGTTCTGTGTCTGTTATATCAGAGGCAATTCACTCTGGCATTGACCTTTTAGCAAGCTTGGTTGCATATTTTTCCATCAAACAGGCAAGAAAACCAGCAGATAGTGACCATCCTTTTGGTCATGGCAAGTTTGAAAATGTTTCTGGTGCATTTGAGGCAATATTAATATTTTTAGCAGCAGCTATGATTATTTATGAAGCGATAAAAAAGATTATAAATAGGGGAGAAATTGAGAAAATAGAAACAGGGCTTTTGGTTATGCTAATCTCGGCCGTTATAAACCTTTTTATATCCACAAAACTTTTTAAAGTGGCTAAAAAAACAGATTCTGTGGCTTTGGAAGCAGATGCAATGCATCTTTTCACAGATGTGTTTACCTCATTTGGAGTATTCTTAGGGCTTGTTGCAATAAAACTTACACATATGTACATTATAGACCCGATAATTGCTATCATTGTTGCCCTGATGATAATAAAAGCTTCTGTTGATTTGACTAAAAAAGCTCTATGTGATCTTGTTGACAAGAGTCTTCCTCAAAACGAGATTGAGATAATTGAGAATATAATAAGAAGATACTCTCAGGTTACAAGCTTTCACAAGCTCAGAACCAGGAAAAGTGGAGACAGGCGCGAGATTGATGTTCACATTAGAATGGAAAATTCAACTACTTTAATCGACGCTCACAACCTTTGTAACCAGATAGAAAAGGATATAAAATCAGTTCTGCCAAATTCGTATATTACAATCCACATTGAACCTGAGGATGAGAAGTAG
- a CDS encoding HD-GYP domain-containing protein: MKLQKNLWMRIFEFFLFFLICFPLAVQVAEIFFHVKKPIIEYLQIVTLFFAMVFFTVFYILRYGSILKRYRVFEKKQKVIIKKLKEEKDSIEKNYIDSIRLNKEMTNIVKRLIETERDLREKNEWFKNFFELSTKIISLSNVENIVEVIGEYSHGSLRFFRMSIYHDSDYKRFKILSEFGQKDVHEQLLLSRAREDINIAYKIENNNLVKVAIPIVSEERCEGICFYGIECKSTSSEDVEYYISLCNFITIAIKNAIYYSNLKKQKSEIEDLYEKSTYMNEKLKETIEELNKSKAELEKKNQEIEKFFYETILCLSKAIEYKDVYTKGHCERVQSIALKIADELSLSEEEKDVLKVACLLHDIGKIGVKEDILNKKGSLEAHEYEEIQKHPLIGYNILKDLEFTDRIKKVVLQHHERVDGRGYPFGLKDEEIDLLAKIVAVADAYDAMTSDRPYRKAFDKETALSEMKRCAGSQFDTTIVEKLINLAQKGLVMFL; encoded by the coding sequence TTGAAACTACAAAAGAATTTATGGATGAGGATTTTTGAGTTTTTTCTCTTCTTCTTGATATGTTTTCCACTGGCAGTTCAGGTTGCCGAAATTTTTTTTCATGTTAAAAAACCTATCATTGAATATCTTCAAATTGTAACTCTGTTCTTTGCGATGGTATTTTTTACAGTCTTTTATATTCTCAGATATGGCAGTATATTGAAAAGATATAGAGTGTTTGAGAAAAAACAAAAGGTCATAATTAAAAAGCTAAAAGAGGAAAAAGATAGTATTGAAAAAAATTATATTGATAGTATCCGACTGAACAAAGAGATGACAAATATTGTAAAAAGATTAATTGAGACAGAAAGGGACTTAAGAGAAAAAAATGAATGGTTTAAAAATTTTTTTGAGCTCTCAACTAAGATTATTAGTCTTTCGAATGTAGAAAATATAGTTGAGGTTATAGGTGAGTATAGCCATGGAAGTTTAAGATTTTTTCGCATGAGCATTTATCATGATAGTGATTATAAAAGATTCAAAATCTTGAGCGAGTTTGGGCAAAAAGATGTACATGAACAGCTGCTTCTGAGCAGAGCAAGAGAGGATATCAATATTGCTTACAAGATAGAAAATAATAACTTGGTAAAAGTAGCTATTCCGATTGTTTCAGAAGAGAGATGTGAAGGTATTTGTTTTTATGGAATTGAATGCAAAAGCACTTCAAGCGAAGATGTTGAATATTATATCAGCCTGTGCAATTTTATTACTATAGCCATAAAAAATGCCATTTATTATTCAAATCTCAAAAAACAGAAATCAGAAATAGAAGATTTGTATGAAAAAAGCACTTACATGAACGAAAAACTGAAAGAGACAATTGAGGAGTTAAATAAATCAAAGGCAGAACTGGAGAAGAAAAATCAAGAAATTGAAAAGTTCTTCTATGAAACAATCTTATGCTTGTCCAAAGCAATTGAGTACAAGGATGTGTATACAAAAGGACACTGCGAAAGAGTGCAAAGCATTGCTTTAAAGATTGCCGATGAGCTTTCGCTTTCAGAGGAAGAAAAAGATGTTCTAAAGGTTGCGTGTTTGCTTCATGATATAGGAAAGATTGGTGTGAAAGAGGATATACTGAACAAGAAAGGTTCTTTAGAAGCTCATGAGTATGAGGAAATACAAAAACATCCTTTAATAGGTTACAACATTTTAAAAGATTTAGAGTTTACGGACAGAATCAAAAAGGTTGTGCTTCAGCACCATGAAAGGGTGGATGGCAGAGGTTATCCGTTTGGATTGAAAGATGAAGAAATAGACCTTCTTGCAAAGATTGTAGCTGTTGCCGATGCTTATGATGCAATGACTTCTGATAGACCCTATAGAAAAGCTTTTGATAAGGAGACAGCTTTAAGCGAGATGAAAAGGTGTGCCGGCAGCCAGTTCGATACTACTATAGTGGAAAAACTGATTAATTTAGCCCAAAAAGGTTTAGTGATGTTTTTATAG
- the crcB gene encoding fluoride efflux transporter CrcB produces MNYLIVGAGGIIGAILRYIVGKIFREVMDKDHPVATLFINVIGSFLIGYLSTKHLSSEYKLFLMTGLLGGFTTYSTFMLETSRYIKREKHMKAFIYVLVSIIFGIVAAGVGIWLASFV; encoded by the coding sequence ATGAACTATCTGATTGTTGGAGCAGGTGGTATCATTGGAGCAATCTTGAGATATATAGTTGGGAAAATATTTAGAGAGGTAATGGACAAAGACCATCCTGTTGCTACATTGTTTATAAACGTGATAGGGAGTTTTTTAATAGGATATTTGTCAACAAAGCATCTTTCGAGTGAATACAAACTTTTTCTGATGACTGGTCTTCTTGGCGGGTTCACCACATACTCTACGTTTATGCTTGAAACATCAAGGTATATAAAGAGAGAAAAACACATGAAAGCCTTTATTTATGTACTTGTCTCTATCATTTTTGGAATAGTTGCAGCTGGTGTGGGAATTTGGTTAGCAAGCTTTGTCTAA
- a CDS encoding phosphoribosyltransferase yields MLFKDRVDAGEKLTEKLRLFKERQDVVLFAVPRGGVVVAKVIADRLKIPLDIVLAKKIGVPFNKEFAIAAVDINGDVVLNNEYVEYFSMRDEYIEHQKKRVLESLKDQIIRYRGSVEYKSLENKVAIIVDDGIATGATTKACIRFLSKLNPKKIYVATPVIAPSTLKELEKECDGIFYIVSSEPFWAVGQFYLDFSQVSEEDIKKLLS; encoded by the coding sequence ATGCTCTTCAAAGATAGAGTTGATGCGGGTGAGAAGCTCACAGAAAAGCTGAGGCTATTTAAAGAAAGGCAGGATGTGGTTCTTTTTGCAGTTCCAAGAGGTGGGGTGGTTGTCGCAAAAGTAATTGCAGATAGGCTCAAAATCCCTTTGGATATTGTGTTGGCAAAAAAGATAGGTGTCCCTTTTAACAAAGAGTTTGCTATTGCCGCAGTGGATATAAATGGAGATGTGGTTTTAAATAATGAATATGTAGAATATTTCTCTATGAGAGACGAATATATAGAACACCAAAAGAAAAGAGTCTTAGAAAGCTTAAAAGACCAAATAATTAGGTACAGGGGATCTGTTGAGTATAAAAGCTTGGAAAACAAGGTGGCAATAATAGTGGATGATGGAATTGCAACAGGTGCAACAACAAAAGCATGCATAAGGTTTCTTTCAAAACTAAATCCTAAAAAAATATACGTTGCAACACCGGTAATTGCACCTTCGACGTTAAAAGAGCTGGAAAAAGAATGTGATGGCATTTTTTATATTGTAAGTAGCGAGCCATTTTGGGCAGTTGGACAGTTTTACCTCGACTTTTCACAGGTCTCTGAAGAGGATATTAAAAAACTGCTAAGCTAA